The proteins below come from a single Streptomyces tubercidicus genomic window:
- a CDS encoding 50S ribosomal protein L25/general stress protein Ctc has translation MAEVKLTAEARTDFGKGAARRARRADLVPAVIYGHGEKPQHVAIHNHALMMALKTPNALIRLEFEGKSELVIPKAVQREAIRQFLVHVDFLAVKKGETVSVEIPIHVEGDLAPGQLVLEHVLNALPIEAEATHIPESVTISVEGLDAGASVLAKDITLPKGSSLSVDEDAVVLQVVAAQAEAPAEEAEGEGAEGAEA, from the coding sequence ATGGCAGAGGTCAAGCTCACCGCCGAGGCCCGTACCGACTTCGGTAAGGGTGCCGCCCGCCGCGCCCGCCGCGCCGACCTGGTTCCCGCGGTCATTTACGGTCACGGTGAGAAGCCGCAGCACGTGGCGATCCACAACCACGCGCTGATGATGGCCCTGAAGACGCCGAACGCCCTGATCCGCCTGGAGTTCGAGGGCAAGAGCGAGCTGGTCATCCCGAAGGCCGTGCAGCGTGAGGCGATCCGCCAGTTCCTGGTGCACGTGGACTTCCTGGCCGTGAAGAAGGGCGAGACGGTCTCCGTCGAGATCCCGATCCACGTCGAGGGCGACCTGGCCCCGGGCCAGCTGGTGCTGGAGCACGTGCTGAACGCGCTGCCGATCGAGGCCGAGGCCACCCACATCCCGGAGTCGGTCACCATCTCCGTCGAGGGCCTGGACGCCGGCGCTTCGGTGCTGGCCAAGGACATCACCCTGCCGAAGGGCTCCTCGCTGTCGGTGGACGAGGACGCCGTGGTGCTGCAGGTCGTCGCCGCGCAGGCGGAGGCGCCGGCCGAGGAGGCCGAGGGTGAGGGCGCCGAGGGCGCCGAGGCCTGA